GTAGCCAGAGTTTGGAAAAAATCTCctcctgaacagaaaaaaaaaaataattttgtagtGGATGGGTGTAAAATCTGTAACTGAAATCAAAGGAGACAGCAAAAAATCAAAACGCTATATAAAACATTGGGGTCCGTACGTACTCACATGGCATCATTAGCCTGTTTCTGATCTACCACAGTGTTAAGAGAGCTGGACAGTCTCCTTTGCGCTGCAGGAGGACTGAAATCCAGCAAAGTGTCACGTATGAAAATTCTTCTCAATCCGCCAGTGAGAACAAATCCCCCTCCCCAGCGCAcaggagggagagggggtgTCTCCCAGACAGGAGATGTTTCTAACAACCCCAGGCACCCTAAAGGCAGCATGCCACCGAGTTAGTTCCCTAAGCAGCTGCGCCCAGCAGGTCTAGGCTGGCTAAGATGTTCTGCCCCTTACATCGACTTGAGAACAGTTTCTCGTGAGCCCTTCAGGCCAGAGGCTCGGGCTTCGTTTTTCCATTATTGCTTTTCAAACATGTTTTCCTTCCCGTCTTCCCCTCCCGCTCCCTCTTATCCCAGAAGGACTTTCTGCATCCTGCGCGCAGCGACGCTGGCTTCGTCCTCAGAGTCGGACTCGCTCTGGGAAGTAGAGCtctgggaggcagagctgcagggagaggagcacTCTGGGGAGCACAGGTAGTGCATCAGAGGCAGGCGATACTTCCCGCAGAAGTCAACGAACTTGATTTGTCTGACGCAGCTGTCAAAGTAGACACCTGTAAGGGCAGAGGCAACGGGAACAACACGTGAGACCCCACGCAGAGGAAGCCATAAATCCTGCAAGGTTGTGGCTGCTGGCGCAAACGCCTCGAATTAGGATTTAGTTGACACCACTCCAGACGCAGAAGCACAAGGgatgctggaggaaaaggagggacCGGGACACCTGTGGAaatgtggattttcttttcttattaagaaaaaacccaaactgtaaAACTGTATCTGGGAGGCGATTCAGAATGGCACATTCTGCGTGAAAAGACACAGGGCAGCTACTTCCAAAGaattcagcaatttttttctaaccATTTGAAAGAAATCTCACCCAGGCTGGGAATTTGCAAACTTGTTAAATGTCAAATTAATTCATCCACTCTATTTTCAAACTTGTAAAACCTCTTCTACCAGCTAGCAAAACCAGGTTCACAAGTAGACCTTCATAGCTctacttttcttctgcttgagCGAAGTCACCATGCTGAGCTTGGATGCCACTTTCCATGGCAACAGCGTTGCTGTAACACACAATTACGTTCTCTTCCCGTCACAGCAAGTGATTTTAGacactgacattttcagaagtttccAGCAGTGTTTTAAGTCCTAGCTGGTCTGGAGTAAACTTTTCTCCTGCAGCACTAGAGCAACACCGCAGTACCGTCCTAGCTCATAAGGAAAAGCGAGAAAGAGCAAACCCAATCCACTGTTAGCCAAGCTGTGCAAAACtctaaaaaaggaaacatttctctCCCTTACAACACAAGTTCCAGCCCTTCCGTCTTAGCTTATGGAGCATGCTTTGATATTGTCCTGTGAGGAGATAAGATAACAGCCTGCATTATGACTGCAGGGTAGATACTAATTAacgattttttttccttaatcttcTGAAGGCTAAATGAGCAGATCATTTACTCTGGATAAAGATTAAACATTAAGCCAAATTAGGCCCAAGCATTCTAGGCTTTTCTATGAAGTCCTCTCCTTCCAGGAACTACATGTTGTTAGTCCCAAGCAAGAGCTAAACAAATTACTCTTGGTAACTGCCACACACTACagtctctctcctcttttccaCCCAGAAATGAAGCTTGCTGTTCAGCAAGAGAGCTTGCAAAAGTTCTGTCCATTGCTCAGTCTGAGCTATTTCAGGGCAAATGGATTGGAAACTTCAGACCACAAGGGCGGAGAGGAGTGCTGGGATGAGCTGCGAAGGCTCCGACGGAAACACCGTCTTACCTTCCCATGCAAACACAGTAAACCAGCACTACAGTGCTGAGTATCGCTCCCAAGTGAACACGGGTCCCTAAGGACAAGTTTGCAGGTGGCCCGGAGCTGATGAAATACAACTCTAATTTGGGTGCAACACCACACCTAACCCGACTGAGCTACTAAAGCCACGGCCAGtcagagggaagaaaacccaGCAGGTGAAAGCAGGAAGCAGGGCAGCGAAGGTGAACTTACCCCCGCATTTAGGGTTGGGACAGTTGCTGGCCAAGCTCAGATACCGGACCAGATTCTCCGGGAGATCGCTGGGAGCGTAGGGAACACTGCGAGTTTTAATTGTGCGTCCAGCCAGTTCCAGAAGGCTTGGGGGATTGTAGGTCAGGTCACGGACAAACCGAACCACCAAGGGGTTCCCACGCAAGCTAAGCTCTTCCAGGTGAACCAGGTTAAGGATCTCTCGAGGAAGGTAAGTCAGCAGGTTATTGTGCAGGCTAAGGGAGCGCAGGGAATGCAGCCTGCAAACAGAGATGGAAACTCAGTCAAGATGTGCAAGCAAAATCATTCCACAACTGCATTACGCACACCTGGTTactctcccctctcccaccaatttctttttctttggcatttcttcttttaaaagcataaatttgTGCTAAAAAAGCTGCTGTTACTCTAGCACACACAATGCCCTAGAAAACTTGGCGCAGCTCCAGAATGCCTGTTCAAGAAACACAGTCTTAAATATGCTGCTGTCCCCCTCAGTAttcccactcccaccccccaaaaGAGGGTACACAGAACAACAGTACAAAACCTGCGTGCTTTCAGGGGAGATAAGGCTTCCTTGTACCCAGTGCATGCATCAAGAGTGGTTCCACGCAGTACTTTGAATGAAAGTCACCTGATTTTGCTCATGCATTAAAGATGAGCGCCGGTAGGCAACCGGCTCTGGAAAACCCTGTGTTTTCGTTGCTTGCGGCTGCATCGCCTTACGCTGCGATATTACCAGATCTCCAATGTTAAGCAAGGTCAGGCCAGGCTAGCACCGGAACACGTGATAAGCAGGTTTTTGGCTTTTGGAGGAGGTGTTCTCCATCAGGAAGCACAAAGCAATGCTCCAGCACAGCATCCAGGGATGCTCTCAAGCCAGTACAAGTTACAGGACAATTGGACATCGTACATCAAGAACAAAACCACTACACCATCCAATTCCAACTCTGAAACCTCCATGCTGTCATTCAGTCAGTTGCTTTTGGGGTTACAGCTACATACTGAATTCTTCACCTGCCATCTTAGCCAACCCCTCCAGAGTTGGGCatgtccttttttcccctccttatGAAACAGATGAAGCAGTAACTTAGCCTCTAGGGCTCTGCTGAGGGATTTTACAAACACTAAAACATTCTGACATCCCAGAGTAAGAAGTGCCAAGCGAACACAGGGGATGGtacaacacaaaaccacacGCAGAAAGGCTTTGGGTGAAAGACAAAACTGACCAAGCATCCATCACCAAGAATGCAATAGCACGGCAGTTTATCTTTTCAGAGTCGCCCAAGTACTTCCCAGGGCTTTCTGTACAAATCTATGAATTCACCTTAAAGTGTACActcagtgatattttttttctctgagtcTTTGATTGAGATTTTCATATTATATATTCACGGTCTGCCTGCAGTGCACCATGCTAAGGATCTTCTTGTTCAAGTCTAGTTACACCAACAAAGCGAAGGACAGATAGGTCCTCCCAGGTGCTCTCATCCAcacatgcagaaggaaaagctcaAAGGGTTAATTACGGCTGGTGGCTGATGACAGTAAATACTCACTGTGCCAGCTGCGGTGGAATGCTCTGGATCTTGTTGTCACACAGAACTAGATAGCTTAGAGAAGGTAGGTTTGCTAGTTCAGGTGGAATTGAAGTAATGAAATTCCCTCCAAGGTAGAGAAACTctaaactgaaaaagagaagagaaaacacaTTATTTCATTAAGGTTGTTTCCAGTTTCATTTAACAGTAGATCTTCTCAtctcctgcattttttaaagaaaacttacaGAATACTATGTATGAGATAATTTGCTGGGGGGGGTGAAGCTGAGTTGCACATCAAAATTacaacagagctgctgtttcacAACAGATAATGTTGAGATTtacctccagcctcctgcagtcACCATTCTATCTGCCGGCAGGTGCCAGACCACTACATATTCCTACACCAACCCCGCATACAAAGCTCCTGCTGGTATTTCCAAGCAAAAGCAGCCTGTACACAAGGgtctgcagccctgctgcagccagtgggGGTTCTCAGCTTCAGGAGGGGCAAAGCAAGACAGCAGTGGCTCTCCCTGAAAATCCTGGCCCTGCACAAGTGCTAGTCGCTCTTTATGGTATCACTTGACTCCTCGGTGTCTAACTGCAACCTTTCAGCAGAAGTCAGAGGCTGCCAGTCCTGCTTTGATACAGTTCACATGCTGACACCACCACAGCTGCAACAGTGCAGAGCGCACCCGAGCCACACAAGTACATCACACAGTTTCTCAGACACGTTGATTTCACTATACTGAAGTCAAGGAGCCCAAAGCTACCAAAAGCACTGGCTGGGCTTAACTGCAGTTTGGGCCTAAataaaatggggagaaaaaaaatatagtatcAAAAATCACTGGATGTCCTGTGGAACTTCCGTGGATGGGAGACAGCAACAAAGAGAGGCACCAGATCCCTTCGGCCAGGTGGAATAGCCAGTATTTGCTGCATCTCTGCCctcctaggaaaaaaattggcAAGCACTTTTCTTCAACATAATAGCTTTTGAGTCCCTATTTCAAAGAGTCAGAtgttccccaccccaccccctccaccccccgTTCTCAGATGTTGCCTGGAAGAGGAGCAAAGGCAAGTTCAGTTTGGGTACTTCTGGCTGGGAAGAGACACCACTGCTAATCACGGTCCCGATGCTTTTTCCCATGCCTGACGATGGGGTGGATCCCATGGTCCTGTCTGCCCGTGCTGGTTCAAGATCGCCAGCACGCGGTCAGGTTagctgcccagctccagccgTGTCCCCCTGCGATCCACCAAGCATTCCCCGCAGCTCAGGGAAAGAGAAGTCACCCAGGCTCCGTCAGCCTTGCTTTAAGAACAGCTTATAACCTCCTTGGAATGGAAGATACCTTCACCCCACTCCAGCAACTGGGAAAGGTATTGGGTACAACCGGCAAAGAAACACAGGACCAAACAACCCAAGGGACACTGTGGTCAATCCAGAGGCAGGTCTGAACCCTAAAACTGTTCCCCAGCACGTGTGGAGCACCGGAGTAGCTCCTCCCTGAGGCTTCCCCTGGGACGGAGCGGAAGACCAGTAGAAAGAGACTAATTCATTCAGTTCCTGCAAGAAACTTGAACCTCAAAGATCCAACGACAGCACCTAATTGGGCTACGGGGGCCACTAACACAGCACAAAGGTCCATCTGCCCAACAGCACGGAACAGAACAACAGACCCCACAACACAACACTCACAGACTTCACTTCCTCCGGAGTCGCCTGCCTTTCTGGAGTACATCAGAGGCAAGCCAAACAACTGAAATCTCACAAAGTGGGCACAAATTAACTGAATTTGACTATATGAAAGGAAGGAACTACCCTTGCTTCAGTTGAGAGATCAAGTGGGACAGCCACGGGAAGGTTACTCTGAACACTCAAGAAAGTACACAGGGAAAACCACCACTACCCCACTGCTCACAGTAGCCTCTTCTATGCAGAGAACCTGTAGGTGAGGAGCAGGGGTAGGAGGAAGGCTGCTGCGCAGAGACCGCATCAAGGgggattatttttaattaaattttgatCCCCTCACAAAGCCCCAAGTTTTAACCAAAATTCCTCCTTCAGCTTCCATTGTCTCCCAAGGTGGATTTAGGCTGCTCGGCTCTCATTAGGGACTTAACTGCTGACCACACAATTCCTAGGCGTATTTTAACTCCATGCCATTGCTGGAGCCCACACTGAAAACTGTTGGGCAAGGGAATTCTAGTAACGTGGATTTCAATGTTTAAACAAGGTTTAGATGTGTACAAGTTTCCACTTCCTAGGAGAAATGAATAATTAACTCTTCATCCTCTGTGTCTGAAGACAATCATGTCTGTAAAGACACATTGTATAAAAACATATACTaccaggaggaggagaagacgGGTGCAAAATACatagtaaaaaatatttctgagagtCATTGCGAGGCCTGAAATGTGTAAGTTTACTGTGCAAACTAAGCAGGCAAAAGCACTGCCTACAAACTACTCACAGCTTTCAAATCCATTCTTTGCAAAGTCTGAGTAATAAGAACACTCAGTTATACTAGCTAGGACGTAAAGCTCCACACAACACACAACAAACTGCttctaactaaaaaaaaactCCACTAAATAAGGGAACTCCTTCACTGGCAGCAAAGGGtttcttaaaaattcttttctttttaccggtcttctgaaacacttttttgaGGTCAGCAGACTAACAAGTCCCTGGGCCCAGTCTAGTACAGCAAATTCAGAATTTCCAACATCAATTTAAGATATGAGCTAGACggtaaatttatttaaaaaagcacagGGAGGAGGTTTTGAAACTATaaagaaacttattttaaaGTTGTTCTTACAGCTTCCACTGAAACACGGCTCAGTAGGCAAAAGAGATGTGTAACTCCTGTCCCCAAAATATAATTTGCTAGATCCTAGTGTTGGCTGAGCGAGATGGAAAAAACTAACACCAGTCATTTCTGCATCAAATTGAAGTGTCAAGAATTGCTTGAGCGAAGCGAATCACGACACAGGCAAGGACTTCCACGGGATGCAACCCTTTTGCAAGGAGCGCCAACCACACCACCGGGGCCACAGTCTGTTCCCAGCTCATCTGCTCCCAGCCTGATCCTGTGCCATACCCAGCGCATACGCAGAGGCCATGGCAACGCTGGCTCTCCACATGTCCTACTCGCAGGGCAGTTTGCTGCTCAGTACAAGCAAGAGAGCGCTGAGCTCTGCCCTCCTCACGAAAGAGCCTGCAACAAGGCAATCCACCACGGTTACCGTTTTTTCACCGGAGGACCACAGTAGAGACGGGACGGAGCTCAGCCAATACTTCTAACTAACCTTTCACACCAAGACCCAGTTTTTCTGACAATCATTAATCTGCGTAGTCGTTTGGACAAGCCGGCTAAGGTCTCATGCATCACTGTGTACACAGAGGGAGAGCTGGaatttttctgtactttcaaAAGTCAGTCCAggaacttggaaaaaaaagaaagatcagcCAGCCTCAAACAAATGTAAGCTCGGTTCCTATTTTTGAAGGTAGAATAAATTACGTGCTTCCAACCGGCCACACAGGCTCTGGCTGAACAAGTATCAAGGGGCGACAAACACTAGCAAAACCCGTCttcagaaaaattgaaaaaaaccctccattTGACAGAGCAACTAATGGGGGGCGACactttctctcctgttttttaGCAATGTTTACAAATGCACTAATAAAAAGCCCGAGGCCCTTTCAGCCTCACAGCCAGCAGGTCCCTCGCTCCGCACAGCCAGGACGAGCTGTGCCAAGGAGCAGCCAGCACGCCAGGTTGTCCTGGCTTCGGCCGggacagttaattttcttcctagcagctggtATAGCACCATGTTTTGGCTTTAGGATAAGAGTAATGTTGGTAACGTTGCTAAGCAGGGTTTACACTAGATGAAGGACTTCTCAGCTTCTCACGCACCACCCTACCAGCAAGTAAGCaggctggagtggcacaagaagctgggaggggacacagccaggacagctgacccaaccagaccaaagggatattccataccataggacatcatgctcagtatataaactggggagggggctggggggggaagctgctcagaggctgctgcttgggaaccggctgggcatcggtcagcgggtgaGTAACTGCATtatgcatcacttgttttgtatatgCTAATCCTTTTATCATTTAGTattatttccccttccttttctgccctagtaactgtctttatctcaactcacTGATTttactcccccctccccaattctctcccccatcccacggAGGGAATGATCAAGCAGCTGCGTGATGTTTAGctactggctggggttaaaccacaacacaagcCCCTCGTGTGTCACTCCTCTCTGGCAGGGGATTTCACACCACCGGGTTGCAGGGTGGCAGTGAAAATCCTGTTAGAGTGGGGAAATGCCCGAACATGAATCGATTCAGGTTGCGGCAGCAAAGTTTAACGTGCCAAGAGACCGTACATTTCTGCTTGAGTATGTCCTTAAGGTTTCCAGGTCATCGTATAccacaaaacaaatcaaaaagccccaaaacaccCAGTAAATAAGAGCCCACTCTACACACTCGAGGTATTTTTTTATACCCTATCAATTACCACGCTTTCATAGTCGTGTTTCAAGGGGAGAATGTCTCCTGGCATGGAAGATACTCAAATTTTAAATCCACCCTCTTTCCCCACAGATGCTTCTTTGGGTAAAATTTAACAGCTGACATCAAACAGATGCATCTAAATAGGTAatctaaaaagaaacaacagagcCTGAAATAGCTCCAGGTCTTTTTAAGATAAACTTTTTAGCAAGAAATTTCCAGGGCAGTTTTGAGGCTCATGCAAGGCAGGAATTTAAAAGCAGCCCACAGTACACTCCTGTTAACCCTGTTCTGCAATTTGTTAATTCCTGAGAGAACTGCATAGCCTTTGCTGACACGCAAATTTAAGATCAAACAGTTGTCTGAAAACTATTTGCAAAACGTttgaagaggggaagaaaaagggaggcAGCAAGCAGATTTCCTAATGCTGTATCTTTATCAAAGCTTCCCTTGCCATTTTTCCCACACTGTAACAGCCCTTCTTAAGCGTATGCTTGTCTAACACGCTTAATACTACccacaaataaaagcaaatactctGGTTTTCATGGCACCTAAGCCTCTACACAAAACTTGGATGAATCCAGTTAGGCGTTTGAGGCCTTTGATCCCAGCCCTTGCACAACTGGGCTTTACTAGAGGGATCcaagcaagaaggaaagaagcatGCATGGCAGACAcctgggaagagcctggctctttTCCAAGCTCTTTCCACCTGCTCCTGGTGCTCTACTGAGCATGAGAGTATTCACTGGAAGAGTCAGACTAAACCTGAAATTCACGTCTGGAGATTCAAGGTATTAACTTCATTTCACTAAGCTCTTGagaatttttctctttatggGACACTTGCAGGCGTGCATGCTGACGAGGGCAATCCACACACCCTTAAGTCAAAAGCCACAGTTGGACAGTAAGCATCAGAGCTGTGTTTTACCAGACTTGCCAAACAGATTTCATCCAGAACGGGGACAAGTAGACAACCACATTTCCAGCTCACCAGCCATAACACACAT
The Falco peregrinus isolate bFalPer1 chromosome 6, bFalPer1.pri, whole genome shotgun sequence genome window above contains:
- the LRRC58 gene encoding leucine-rich repeat-containing protein 58, which gives rise to MAAAGGAAPQPEPELELERRGPAAEGEEEAAEAELAAELAARRSAEARRLVLSPRRLSGPLPAGLSQWFPALEVLDVSGTGLAELGAELLALPRLHTLLAKNNRLGGPGSLPKGLGQAPLGRSLRVLNLSGNRFAEVPPALLGLRGLQSLSLGGNRLHGIPPDIQELRSLEFLYLGGNFITSIPPELANLPSLSYLVLCDNKIQSIPPQLAQLHSLRSLSLHNNLLTYLPREILNLVHLEELSLRGNPLVVRFVRDLTYNPPSLLELAGRTIKTRSVPYAPSDLPENLVRYLSLASNCPNPKCGGVYFDSCVRQIKFVDFCGKYRLPLMHYLCSPECSSPCSSASQSSTSQSESDSEDEASVAARRMQKVLLG